From Brochothrix thermosphacta DSM 20171 = FSL F6-1036, a single genomic window includes:
- a CDS encoding penicillin-binding transpeptidase domain-containing protein — protein sequence MKNKRLAISGAILVIVVIIAVIVFTVLAKNNGSAEKKVVNNFTEALQKQKYDAIAPLVVSDKANDEKNSEDIVKRYKNVFDSLEVTETKITNVDVKKDEDDKKYHFSYKAKYKTFLGWTEEFKYKGSFVEDNEEVKIAWQPILIIPFMSPGDKIAVDNTAAKRGEIVDVNGEKLAFNKQQKQAGLYPDQLKLGKGQKENLKSIAALFDVDEKILTAQLKQEWVQGDSFVPIKIVPLSFKVPDAINGVTMKEVRARYYPYSEAASHLIGYVGEVSAEDIKKEPTFKPGDLIGKSGLEYTFNKRLKGENGGSITVVNDVTDKADNVQMKKAVNGENIHLTINADIQAKAYEELKDTVGSYTAMDPKTGGLTALVSVPAYDPNKMTAGITDKDYAKYESDKNLPFLARYTARYAPGSTFKTITAGIGLDAKKIDPLKKRAITGLKWQKDKSWGDYFVTRVSDVPQVDMTDALVYSDNIYFAQEALAMGQDTMENGLKKLPFGTDFKLPLDMADAQLSNKGINSDILLADTSYGQGELLITPIQQLVMYSTFARDGKLVYPHLEVTKNAPKETEIFTKETAEKVKNALYETVNRPEGTAHGLQTAGKHIAAKTGTAEIKEKQDTKGDENSFVLAMDTTDASYISITMVEKSNVNLKGKKIVDVTKPILGFYYDNLK from the coding sequence TTGAAAAATAAACGATTGGCCATCAGTGGAGCGATATTAGTAATTGTAGTTATAATAGCAGTTATCGTTTTTACTGTATTAGCGAAAAATAATGGTAGTGCTGAAAAAAAAGTTGTTAATAATTTTACTGAAGCTTTACAAAAACAAAAATATGACGCGATAGCGCCCTTAGTTGTATCTGATAAAGCTAACGATGAAAAAAATTCAGAAGATATTGTTAAGAGATACAAAAATGTATTTGATAGTTTGGAAGTTACTGAAACAAAAATAACTAATGTAGATGTGAAAAAGGATGAAGATGATAAAAAATATCACTTTAGTTATAAGGCAAAATACAAAACGTTTTTAGGCTGGACTGAGGAATTTAAATATAAAGGTTCTTTTGTAGAAGATAATGAGGAGGTTAAAATTGCTTGGCAACCAATCCTCATTATACCGTTTATGTCTCCAGGTGATAAAATAGCTGTTGATAATACTGCAGCAAAACGTGGTGAAATTGTTGATGTGAATGGTGAAAAATTAGCTTTTAATAAGCAACAAAAACAAGCAGGTTTATATCCAGATCAATTGAAATTAGGAAAAGGTCAAAAAGAAAATCTTAAAAGTATTGCTGCTTTATTTGATGTTGATGAAAAAATACTTACAGCTCAATTAAAACAAGAATGGGTACAAGGTGATAGTTTTGTTCCGATTAAAATAGTACCACTGAGTTTTAAAGTTCCTGATGCTATAAACGGTGTTACGATGAAAGAAGTACGTGCGCGTTATTATCCTTATTCAGAAGCTGCATCGCATTTAATTGGTTATGTTGGTGAAGTATCTGCAGAGGATATCAAAAAAGAACCCACATTTAAACCAGGTGATTTAATTGGTAAATCAGGCTTAGAGTATACGTTTAACAAGCGCTTAAAAGGTGAAAATGGTGGAAGTATTACTGTTGTGAATGATGTTACTGATAAAGCTGATAATGTTCAGATGAAGAAGGCTGTTAATGGTGAAAATATTCATTTAACAATTAATGCAGACATTCAAGCCAAAGCTTATGAAGAATTAAAAGATACTGTTGGTTCATACACAGCGATGGATCCTAAAACAGGGGGTTTAACAGCCTTAGTGAGTGTACCTGCTTATGACCCTAATAAGATGACTGCGGGTATTACTGACAAAGATTACGCAAAATACGAATCAGATAAAAATTTACCATTCTTAGCAAGATATACCGCACGTTATGCACCAGGCTCTACATTTAAAACGATTACTGCAGGGATTGGTTTAGATGCAAAAAAAATAGATCCACTTAAGAAAAGAGCCATTACGGGTTTGAAATGGCAAAAAGATAAATCGTGGGGTGACTATTTTGTTACCCGTGTTTCCGATGTGCCCCAAGTGGACATGACAGATGCATTGGTTTATTCAGATAATATTTATTTTGCTCAAGAAGCATTAGCAATGGGACAAGATACAATGGAAAATGGTTTGAAAAAACTCCCATTTGGAACTGATTTTAAACTCCCATTAGATATGGCTGATGCCCAATTATCAAATAAAGGTATCAATAGTGATATATTGTTAGCAGACACCTCTTACGGGCAAGGAGAGTTACTTATTACACCGATTCAACAGTTAGTGATGTATTCAACATTTGCTCGTGACGGTAAGCTAGTTTACCCCCACTTAGAAGTAACTAAAAATGCGCCTAAAGAAACAGAAATATTCACTAAAGAAACGGCTGAAAAAGTGAAAAATGCCCTTTATGAAACGGTTAACCGTCCGGAAGGAACTGCACACGGATTACAGACTGCTGGGAAGCATATTGCTGCCAAGACAGGTACAGCCGAAATTAAAGAGAAACAGGATACCAAAGGTGATGAGAATAGTTTTGTATTAGCAATGGATACAACAGATGCCTCATACATATCAATCACAATGGTTGAAAAATCAAATGTGAATTTAAAAGGTAAAAAAATTGTTGATGTGACTAAACCAATACTTGGTTTTTATTATGATAATTTGAAGTAA
- a CDS encoding amino acid ABC transporter ATP-binding protein, with translation MAKLNVKQLKKSYGQLEVLKGVDVEIQEGEVVCVIGPSGSGKSTFLRCLNKLEEITAGNVIIDGKDLTDTKVNLNKVRESIGMVFQHFNLFPNLTVLDNITLAPIELKKMTKSEAKENGLKLLERVGLSDKANVYPQTLSGGQKQRVAIARALAMNPDIMLFDEPTSALDPEMVGEVLQVMKDLAKEGMTMVVVTHEMGFAREVGDRVIFMDGGYIVEEGDPEVVFTKPEHPRTIDFLNKVL, from the coding sequence ATGGCAAAGTTAAACGTTAAACAACTAAAAAAATCGTATGGACAACTTGAGGTATTAAAAGGTGTTGATGTAGAAATTCAAGAAGGCGAAGTGGTTTGTGTTATCGGTCCTTCTGGTTCTGGAAAAAGTACCTTTTTACGCTGTTTAAATAAACTTGAAGAGATTACAGCCGGTAATGTTATCATCGACGGAAAAGATTTAACTGATACGAAAGTCAATCTTAATAAAGTTCGTGAAAGTATTGGAATGGTTTTTCAACATTTTAATCTGTTCCCTAACTTAACAGTTTTGGATAATATTACATTGGCTCCGATAGAGTTAAAGAAAATGACAAAAAGTGAAGCAAAAGAAAACGGGTTGAAATTACTTGAGCGTGTTGGCTTATCAGATAAAGCCAATGTTTACCCACAAACATTATCAGGGGGACAAAAGCAACGTGTTGCAATTGCCCGTGCTTTAGCTATGAATCCTGATATCATGTTATTTGATGAACCAACTTCAGCGTTAGATCCTGAAATGGTTGGTGAAGTTCTACAAGTAATGAAAGATTTAGCCAAAGAAGGTATGACAATGGTTGTTGTTACTCATGAGATGGGTTTTGCTCGTGAAGTAGGTGATCGTGTTATCTTTATGGATGGTGGTTATATTGTTGAGGAAGGCGATCCTGAAGTAGTCTTCACTAAGCCTGAGCATCCACGTACAATTGATTTCCTCAATAAAGTTTTATAA
- a CDS encoding amino acid ABC transporter substrate-binding protein/permease — protein MKKLTKITMLSLLLLLITALVMGCSNDKNTKQETYTIATDVTFAPFEYKDKGEYVGIDMDLLRAIAKDQDFKVEIKPLGFNAAVQALESKQVDGVIAGMSITPEREAKFSFSKPYFDSGVVMAVADKDDSVKDYSDLKGKRVAIKTGTEGASFAESIKSKYGFKTVTFDDSANMYDDVKTGNSVAAFDDYPVLAYGVKEGNGLKIVTPKEKGNSYGFAVNQSGNEELLKRFNKGLANLKESGEYDKIISKYLGESNEKSKQVKLDRDKKYAIATDTTFAPFEFVDKNGDFVGIDMDIVKAIAKDQNFKYEIKSVGFNSAVQALESNQVDAVIAGMSITPERQAKFDFSDPYFDSGVVMAVAKDDDKVKSYDDLKDKKVAVKTGTEGATFANSVKEKYGFTTVAFDDSDSMYNDVKAGNSVAVFDDYPVLAYGVKNGNGLKLVTDKEKGNSYGFAVGKERNGELLNAFNTGLKNIKASGEYQKIQDLYLKTDTPQTAAKDKTFFGLIKANYPDLLKGLGMTILLTAISLAIASVVGVMFGFMRVSTNPIVRWISIIYIDIFRGTPLIVQAFFIYFGVPTAFDFRLSAFAAGIITLSLNAGAYMAEIVRGGIQSVDSGQMEAARSLGLPYKTAMRRVVIPQAIRVMIPSFVNQFVMTLKDTSILSIIGIYELTQSGKIIIARDLESLKIWLIVGIMYFIVIMCLTKVSDFLERRMTNGKVKR, from the coding sequence ATGAAAAAGTTAACAAAAATAACAATGCTATCATTGCTGCTATTATTAATTACAGCTCTTGTAATGGGTTGTTCAAATGATAAAAATACGAAACAAGAGACATATACAATTGCAACAGACGTAACATTCGCTCCATTCGAATATAAAGATAAAGGTGAATATGTTGGAATTGATATGGATCTTTTAAGAGCAATTGCAAAAGATCAAGATTTTAAAGTGGAAATTAAGCCGCTCGGTTTTAATGCAGCTGTTCAAGCTTTAGAATCTAAACAAGTAGATGGCGTTATTGCTGGAATGAGCATTACACCTGAGAGAGAAGCTAAGTTTAGTTTCTCAAAACCATATTTTGATTCAGGCGTAGTAATGGCGGTCGCTGATAAGGATGATTCAGTTAAAGATTATTCTGATTTAAAAGGCAAACGTGTCGCTATAAAAACAGGTACTGAAGGCGCAAGCTTTGCAGAATCGATTAAGTCTAAGTACGGTTTTAAAACAGTTACTTTTGATGATTCAGCAAATATGTATGATGATGTGAAGACAGGAAATTCTGTTGCTGCATTTGATGATTATCCAGTACTTGCCTATGGTGTCAAAGAAGGTAATGGGTTAAAGATTGTTACACCTAAAGAAAAAGGTAATTCATATGGTTTTGCTGTTAATCAGTCAGGCAATGAAGAACTGTTAAAACGTTTTAACAAAGGTTTAGCAAACTTAAAAGAGTCTGGTGAGTACGATAAAATCATTAGTAAATATCTTGGTGAATCCAATGAAAAATCAAAACAAGTAAAATTAGATCGTGATAAAAAATATGCAATTGCAACAGATACAACATTTGCACCGTTTGAGTTTGTTGATAAAAATGGTGATTTTGTAGGTATTGATATGGATATTGTTAAGGCCATTGCAAAAGATCAAAACTTTAAGTATGAAATAAAATCAGTTGGGTTTAATTCAGCTGTACAAGCGTTAGAGTCGAATCAAGTGGATGCTGTTATTGCAGGTATGAGCATCACGCCTGAACGCCAAGCGAAATTTGATTTCTCGGATCCTTATTTTGATTCAGGTGTCGTGATGGCTGTCGCTAAAGACGATGATAAAGTAAAAAGTTATGACGATTTAAAAGACAAAAAAGTTGCAGTTAAGACGGGAACAGAAGGAGCAACTTTCGCGAATTCTGTTAAAGAAAAATATGGTTTTACAACCGTTGCTTTTGATGACTCGGATAGCATGTACAACGATGTAAAAGCGGGGAATTCAGTCGCTGTCTTTGATGACTACCCAGTGTTAGCTTATGGCGTTAAAAACGGTAATGGTTTGAAGTTAGTGACTGATAAAGAAAAAGGTAATTCATATGGTTTTGCTGTAGGTAAAGAGCGTAATGGCGAATTGCTCAATGCGTTTAATACAGGACTTAAGAACATTAAAGCAAGTGGCGAGTATCAGAAAATTCAAGATCTTTATTTGAAAACTGATACACCACAAACTGCTGCTAAAGATAAAACTTTTTTTGGTTTAATCAAAGCAAATTATCCTGATCTATTAAAAGGATTAGGAATGACAATTTTATTAACAGCGATTTCGTTGGCAATTGCCTCAGTTGTTGGTGTGATGTTTGGATTTATGCGAGTATCAACCAATCCGATTGTACGCTGGATTAGTATTATATATATCGATATTTTCCGTGGGACACCACTAATTGTGCAAGCATTCTTTATCTACTTTGGTGTACCAACTGCCTTTGATTTCCGCCTTTCTGCCTTTGCAGCAGGTATTATCACCCTGAGTCTTAATGCAGGTGCCTATATGGCTGAAATTGTTAGAGGTGGTATCCAATCAGTTGATTCTGGTCAAATGGAAGCAGCACGTAGTTTAGGATTACCATATAAAACAGCAATGCGACGCGTTGTTATTCCACAAGCAATTCGTGTAATGATACCATCGTTTGTGAATCAATTTGTAATGACCTTAAAAGATACATCAATTCTATCGATTATCGGTATTTACGAACTGACTCAAAGCGGTAAAATTATTATTGCTCGTGATTTGGAATCATTGAAAATTTGGTTGATTGTCGGTATCATGTACTTTATTGTAATCATGTGCTTAACTAAAGTGTCCGACTTCCTTGAAAGGAGAATGACAAATGGCAAAGTTAAACGTTAA
- the pepF gene encoding oligoendopeptidase F yields MAGKAITRSEVPVKDTWDLTSIFETDKAWETEFKAVQVLAEEATKFQKTLGDSADQLLAALKYSDELVVRLSQVYVYASMKHDQDTSNTEYQALNSRAESLAAKASAALSFFEPELLDIDEAVLAAFISESDELGVYAHELEQINKKRPHTLSAPEEALLAKASEVLGSSQNTFGILNNADLRFPTIKDENGEDVEITHGLYGPLLENSDRRVRRDAFQNVYKTYKSLLNTFASTLTGQIKQDNFNASVRKFSTARESAVFSNNIPESVHKTLLETVGNNVDLLHRYVSLRKQVLGLDELHVYDLYTPLVADVDELSFTYEEAKQVTINALAPLGEEYVSILKEGFDKRWVDVVENKGKRSGAYSGGSYGTNPFILLNWHDTLDNLYTLVHEFGHSVHSYLTRKNQPAVYGDYTIFLAEIASTTNENLLTDYLLKKYDDKKIQAYIINHFLDGFKGTVFRQTQFAEFEHLIHVADQEGNALTAEYLTDLYYGINKKYYGDALVHDEEIGNEWARIPHFYYNYYVYQYATGFSAASALAQHILDEGAPAVERYMTFLKAGNSDYPIDVLKAAGVDMTTAKPIEDALKVFEARLAEFEAIIIEK; encoded by the coding sequence ATGGCTGGAAAAGCAATTACACGCTCTGAAGTGCCTGTAAAAGACACTTGGGACTTAACAAGTATTTTTGAAACAGATAAAGCATGGGAAACAGAATTTAAAGCTGTCCAAGTATTAGCAGAAGAAGCAACTAAATTCCAAAAAACATTAGGTGATAGTGCAGACCAGCTTCTTGCAGCTTTAAAATATAGTGATGAGCTTGTTGTTCGTTTATCACAAGTTTATGTTTATGCAAGTATGAAACATGATCAAGATACTAGCAATACAGAGTATCAAGCGTTAAATAGTCGTGCAGAATCATTGGCTGCCAAAGCCTCAGCTGCACTATCTTTCTTTGAACCGGAATTATTAGATATTGACGAAGCGGTACTTGCCGCCTTTATTTCTGAATCTGACGAATTAGGTGTATACGCGCATGAGTTAGAACAAATCAATAAGAAACGTCCTCATACATTGTCTGCTCCTGAGGAAGCGTTATTAGCTAAAGCGAGCGAAGTATTAGGCTCATCACAAAATACTTTTGGTATTCTAAATAATGCAGATTTACGTTTTCCAACAATCAAAGATGAAAATGGTGAAGATGTAGAGATTACACACGGTCTATACGGTCCATTATTGGAAAATAGCGATCGTCGTGTGCGTCGTGACGCTTTCCAAAATGTGTATAAAACGTATAAGTCATTGCTTAATACATTTGCCTCAACGTTGACTGGTCAAATTAAGCAAGATAACTTCAATGCATCTGTTCGTAAGTTTAGTACTGCCAGAGAGTCGGCTGTTTTCAGCAATAATATTCCTGAGTCAGTTCATAAAACATTGCTTGAAACGGTAGGGAATAATGTTGATTTATTACATCGTTATGTGAGTTTACGCAAGCAGGTATTAGGTCTTGACGAATTGCATGTTTACGATCTTTACACACCGCTTGTAGCGGATGTAGATGAGCTTTCATTTACGTATGAAGAAGCTAAACAAGTAACAATTAATGCCTTAGCACCTTTGGGTGAAGAATATGTTTCTATCCTTAAAGAAGGTTTTGATAAGCGTTGGGTAGATGTGGTTGAAAATAAAGGGAAACGTAGTGGCGCATACTCTGGCGGTTCATACGGTACCAATCCATTTATTCTATTAAACTGGCATGATACATTAGATAATTTGTATACATTAGTTCATGAGTTTGGGCACAGTGTGCATAGTTATCTCACTCGAAAAAATCAACCGGCAGTTTATGGCGATTATACAATCTTTTTAGCAGAGATTGCTTCAACTACCAATGAAAATTTATTGACAGATTATCTTCTGAAAAAATATGATGATAAAAAAATCCAAGCCTATATTATTAACCATTTCCTTGATGGTTTTAAAGGTACTGTTTTCCGTCAAACACAATTTGCAGAATTTGAGCACCTTATTCATGTTGCTGATCAAGAAGGTAACGCTTTAACAGCTGAATATCTAACTGATCTCTACTATGGTATTAATAAGAAATATTATGGTGATGCACTGGTACACGATGAAGAAATTGGTAACGAATGGGCGCGTATTCCTCATTTCTACTACAATTATTACGTGTATCAATATGCAACTGGTTTTTCTGCAGCTTCAGCTTTGGCACAACATATTTTGGACGAAGGAGCTCCAGCAGTAGAACGTTACATGACGTTCTTAAAAGCAGGTAACTCGGATTATCCAATCGATGTGTTGAAAGCTGCTGGCGTTGACATGACTACTGCAAAACCAATTGAGGATGCTTTGAAAGTTTTCGAAGCACGTCTAGCTGAATTCGAAGCAATTATTATAGAAAAATAA
- a CDS encoding competence protein CoiA, whose translation MQRAINQKDELIQINEANVQHPYYCPSCGAICIIKQGDKKRHHFAHKQNTSCQSGEGATHRLVKKELYDWISKTDRASSEFYFPELKQRADIYVPKMNHIIEYQESHLQTKVLKERMVGYRSLGKTVTWLTSVPKYKGGTLYLSQLQIFFINYHPKCGFYLLSYCSITKRVHLYYDLRGVSTKRFFAKVAKIGLADLTYSELSRWIITHRDLIVNSTNEMTEHKRQTAIFKFKSKEQRMFQRELYSASEHLLYFPYYVGVVLPQQWLLDTDAFIWQYRLIKYIQTTGFKTIEEISKWWDTIIAKKYFVYIHQQYSHHLWHSYLKLLVKLGYALIENNGYIIEGIVFNAIEKKREWPRLKQAMNQLQIQLN comes from the coding sequence ATGCAACGAGCAATTAATCAAAAAGACGAACTCATACAAATCAATGAAGCTAACGTGCAACATCCTTATTATTGTCCATCATGCGGTGCTATATGTATCATTAAACAGGGTGATAAAAAACGTCATCATTTTGCACATAAACAAAATACCAGCTGCCAGTCAGGCGAAGGAGCAACACATCGCCTAGTAAAAAAAGAGCTTTATGATTGGATTAGTAAAACAGATCGCGCAAGCAGTGAATTTTATTTCCCTGAATTAAAGCAACGAGCAGATATATATGTACCAAAAATGAATCACATTATTGAGTATCAAGAGTCGCATCTACAAACTAAGGTTTTAAAAGAGCGGATGGTAGGCTATCGGTCATTAGGCAAAACAGTGACTTGGTTAACGAGTGTGCCAAAATACAAAGGTGGAACGCTTTACTTGAGTCAGCTGCAAATTTTTTTTATAAATTATCACCCTAAATGTGGTTTTTATTTGTTAAGTTATTGCTCTATCACAAAAAGAGTACACTTATATTATGATTTAAGAGGGGTATCCACTAAACGCTTTTTTGCTAAAGTAGCTAAAATTGGATTAGCCGATTTAACCTATTCAGAGCTTTCAAGATGGATAATTACGCATAGAGATTTGATAGTGAACAGCACCAATGAAATGACAGAACATAAAAGGCAAACAGCTATTTTTAAGTTTAAATCAAAAGAACAGCGTATGTTTCAACGCGAATTGTATAGTGCATCTGAACATTTATTATATTTTCCTTATTACGTGGGTGTCGTTTTACCGCAACAGTGGTTGCTTGATACCGATGCCTTTATTTGGCAATACCGCTTAATAAAATATATCCAAACAACGGGATTTAAAACGATAGAAGAAATTTCCAAGTGGTGGGATACAATAATTGCGAAGAAATATTTTGTTTATATCCATCAGCAATATTCGCATCATTTGTGGCATAGTTATCTTAAGCTGCTTGTAAAACTCGGTTATGCGTTAATCGAAAACAATGGATATATAATAGAAGGTATTGTTTTTAATGCTATCGAAAAGAAACGCGAATGGCCACGTTTGAAACAGGCGATGAATCAGCTTCAAATCCAACTAAATTAA
- the mecA gene encoding adaptor protein MecA: MEIERINENTIKFYISYGDLEERGFNHEDIWYNRDKSEELFWNMMEELNYEDQFNPDGPLWIQVQAMKKGLEVVVTKANLAKDGINLEFTAENDSDNKSPKEIEDDVEKQIEAILEEQVDAMNTKKADTDNLNFVLEIKELEDVIALSHQDKISGLHSNIYYYKERYYLEVEFDSRENAIDAIDDMLSVLLEYGDESEKSPHVMREYGKVIALENALETIKLNFER; the protein is encoded by the coding sequence ATGGAAATAGAAAGAATAAATGAAAATACAATTAAGTTTTATATTTCATATGGTGATTTAGAAGAAAGAGGCTTCAATCATGAGGATATTTGGTATAACCGTGATAAAAGTGAAGAACTTTTCTGGAATATGATGGAAGAGTTAAACTATGAAGATCAGTTTAATCCAGATGGTCCATTATGGATACAAGTACAAGCAATGAAAAAAGGATTAGAGGTTGTTGTCACTAAAGCAAATCTCGCTAAAGATGGAATCAATCTTGAGTTTACAGCAGAAAATGACAGCGATAATAAATCACCTAAAGAAATTGAAGATGATGTTGAAAAACAAATCGAAGCAATATTAGAGGAACAAGTGGATGCAATGAATACTAAAAAAGCAGATACAGATAATCTCAATTTTGTATTAGAGATTAAAGAGCTAGAAGATGTCATTGCTCTTTCTCACCAAGATAAAATTTCAGGATTACACTCTAATATCTATTACTATAAAGAACGTTATTACTTGGAGGTTGAATTTGATTCTCGAGAAAATGCCATTGATGCGATTGATGACATGTTAAGTGTTCTTCTTGAATACGGAGACGAATCAGAAAAATCACCACATGTTATGCGTGAATATGGGAAAGTTATTGCATTAGAAAATGCTTTAGAAACAATCAAATTAAATTTTGAACGTTAA
- the spxA gene encoding transcriptional regulator SpxA → MVTLYTSPSCTSCRKAKHWLEDHNIEYKERNYFNDNMSLDEIKRILSLTENGTDEIISTRSKTFHKLDLDLESLSLKELCLLIQQHPGLLRRPIIIDEKRIQVGYNEDEIRRFLPRGVRTFKLREAQRLANALQA, encoded by the coding sequence ATGGTTACATTATACACATCCCCAAGCTGTACTTCATGTCGAAAAGCAAAACACTGGTTAGAAGATCATAACATTGAATATAAAGAACGTAATTATTTTAACGATAATATGTCATTGGATGAAATTAAACGAATTTTAAGTTTAACAGAAAATGGCACAGATGAGATTATCTCAACAAGATCAAAAACATTCCATAAGTTAGATCTTGATTTGGAAAGCTTATCGCTTAAAGAACTTTGTTTGTTAATTCAACAACACCCAGGTTTGTTACGTCGCCCGATTATCATTGACGAAAAACGTATCCAAGTGGGTTATAATGAAGACGAAATTCGTCGTTTCTTACCTCGTGGTGTGCGTACATTTAAATTACGCGAAGCACAACGTTTGGCTAATGCACTACAAGCATAG
- the trpS gene encoding tryptophan--tRNA ligase, with protein sequence MMTVIFSGVQPSGDSPTLGNYLGAFKQFTKFQEDNDCIFCVVDQHAITVKQDPKQLKERVRRLAALYLAVGIDPDKSTLFIQSEVPAHAQAAWMLQCVVSVGELERMTQFKDKSDGKARVNAALLTYPPLMVADILLYHTNIVPVGDDQKQHIELTRDLAERFNKQYKKVFTIPDISIPKQGARIMSLQEPTRKMSKSDDNKKATIFLTDTPAQITKKIKSAMTDSSGIISYDKEEKPGVSNLLTIYSAITGQEIAEIVAMYDGKGYGDFKTDLAKIVVDELAPVQERLEELLVSTELDDILDQGAEKANAIASKTLLAMEKAMGLGRR encoded by the coding sequence ATAATGACAGTTATTTTTTCAGGTGTACAACCCAGTGGCGATTCGCCAACGCTTGGTAACTACTTAGGCGCTTTTAAACAGTTTACAAAATTTCAAGAAGACAACGACTGTATTTTTTGTGTCGTTGATCAACATGCCATCACGGTGAAACAAGATCCAAAACAACTTAAAGAACGTGTACGTCGCTTAGCTGCACTTTATCTTGCTGTAGGTATTGATCCAGACAAATCAACGCTGTTCATTCAATCAGAGGTTCCTGCGCATGCACAAGCTGCTTGGATGCTACAATGTGTTGTGAGTGTTGGTGAACTCGAACGTATGACTCAATTTAAAGATAAATCAGATGGCAAAGCGCGTGTTAACGCGGCCCTACTCACTTACCCACCTTTAATGGTTGCAGATATTTTACTCTATCATACAAATATCGTACCCGTTGGTGATGATCAGAAACAACACATTGAATTAACGCGTGATTTAGCTGAGCGCTTTAATAAACAATACAAAAAAGTTTTTACTATCCCTGATATTTCTATTCCAAAACAAGGGGCGCGCATCATGTCATTACAAGAACCTACTCGTAAAATGAGTAAATCAGACGACAATAAAAAAGCGACTATCTTCTTAACCGATACGCCTGCTCAAATCACTAAGAAAATTAAAAGCGCGATGACCGATTCTTCGGGTATCATATCTTATGATAAAGAAGAAAAACCAGGTGTTTCAAACTTACTGACCATTTATTCAGCTATTACGGGACAAGAAATTGCCGAGATCGTAGCCATGTATGATGGCAAAGGATACGGTGATTTCAAAACTGATTTAGCTAAAATTGTCGTTGATGAATTAGCTCCTGTTCAAGAACGACTTGAAGAATTACTTGTTTCAACAGAACTTGATGATATTTTAGATCAAGGTGCTGAGAAAGCAAATGCAATAGCTTCAAAAACACTTCTAGCGATGGAAAAAGCAATGGGCTTGGGGCGTCGTTAA
- a CDS encoding glutathione peroxidase — protein sequence MSIYDFEVTEMSGEKVSLSKYKDQVILIVNTASKCGFTKQLTGLEELYKKYEDQGFVVLGFPCNQFLAQDPKSNEAINEFCQINYGVTFKMHEKIKVNGRNADPLYQYLVAETDGKKIPWNFTKFLINREGVITNRFEGKVEPESFEKDIVTLLD from the coding sequence ATGTCAATTTATGATTTTGAAGTTACTGAAATGAGTGGGGAAAAAGTATCTTTGAGTAAGTATAAAGATCAAGTTATTTTAATTGTTAATACAGCAAGTAAATGTGGCTTTACTAAACAGTTAACTGGTTTAGAGGAGCTTTACAAAAAGTATGAGGATCAAGGGTTTGTTGTATTGGGCTTTCCTTGTAATCAATTTTTGGCACAAGACCCTAAAAGTAACGAAGCGATAAATGAATTCTGTCAAATCAACTATGGTGTGACATTTAAAATGCATGAAAAAATTAAAGTTAATGGTCGCAATGCGGACCCTTTATATCAATACTTAGTAGCTGAAACAGATGGGAAAAAAATTCCATGGAACTTCACTAAATTTTTAATTAATCGTGAGGGTGTCATTACGAATCGTTTTGAAGGTAAGGTAGAACCTGAATCATTCGAAAAAGATATCGTGACATTATTAGATTAA